The stretch of DNA GCCTGGTCCGGCTGCCTACCTCCCTGGAGGAGGCCCTGGATGAGCTGGAGCGCGATGACCTGCTCTGCCAGGCCCTGGGGGAGGTGCTGGCCGGGGAGTACGTGGCGGTGAAGCGCTCCGAGGTCCGGGGCTTCAAGGACAAGCCCGTGGAGTTCGAGCTCGAGCACCACCGCTACAAGTACTGAGTTACCAGTGCTCCCATCCTGCTACGCTTCCGCCATATTGATGTACTCGGGAGCGATCGCTCACCGACGGCGTCGATAGGTGGTGGAGGTCCCGGATCCTCGCGCATCCCTTGGAAGGCCGTGAGGATCCGCTCGCGGTCTCTGGGCTGGAGTTGGTTAAGCTCCCTTCTGGCGGGCCCGGCGACGTGGAGGTCCCAGCTCATGCAGGAGTTGATCGAGGGTGACGTAATCGCCGCGGGCATACGCCGCTCGACCGCGGCGGATCGCCCGGAGCTCAGCCGGGGACGCGGTCACTTCCGGGAAGCGACGGTCCGAGAGGAAAAAGTAGTTGCGGAGCGCCTCGCGAACAAGTTCAGAGCGTGTACGGTGTTCCGCTTTCCGCACCTCCTCCACTTTCCGGATCATCGCCGCCGGGAGCGAGATGGTCATGGTCTGACGGGTCCTCATGCACATGCCCTCTATGGTGGTATTATTGGGTCGTAATTAATGTTACCAGACCCAGAGAGGGCGTCAAGGAAAGCACTACGTCCGGCGGGAGCAGGCAAGGGAGACGCTCTCTTTGACTGGCGCCGGGTAAAGGGCGAATGAGTCCGGCCAGCGGGAGCGTCTTCGGGCGCGAAGGGCTCGGCGGGCTGCCGATCATCGACGGGCACTGCCACCCCTTGCTCCGGGATTTCATGGCGCCAACTCTGGACCAGTTCCGGCGCCTGCTGACCGAGAGCCGCGAGCAGGCCATCCTCGCGCACCACGCGCCCGCGCTGCCCCTGACCCGCCGCCTGCTCCAGGCCCTCGGCACGCTCTATGGGGTACCTGCCGAGGAGGCGGCGGTCCTGGAGGCCCGGACCAGCCAGCTCGACGCCGCCCGCCTGCGGGAGCTCTTCCGCGCCCAGCACGTCGCCGCCCTGCTCGTGGACGACGGCTATCCCCCCAACGCGTTGTCCATCGAGGAGATGCGCCGCGTCCTCCCCTGCCGCGTCCACCGGGTGCTCCGCCTGGAGCGGCTCGCCGAGACCCTGATCCTGAAGGGCCTGGAGTTCGAGGAGTTCCAGGCTGCATTCCGCGCGGAGCTGGAGGCGGCTCCGGCCCATGGGGTCGTGGCCTTCAAGAGCATCGTCGCCTACCGCTCAGGGCTGGCGGTCGGTCCCGTGACAGAGGCCGAGGCCCGCACCGTCTACAGGACCATTCGCCGCGAGGCTCACGGACAGGAGCGGCTGCGGCTCGTCAGCAAGCCCCTCCTCGACTTCCTGGTGCGGGAGATGCTGGGCCGGGCCCCCGAGCTCGGCCTTCCCGTGCAGCTCCACACCGGGTTCGGCGACGCCGACCTGGACCTGCTCCAGGCCAACCCCCTGCTCCTGCGACCGCTGCTCAGCAGCCCGGAGTCCCGCGGCGCGCGCATCGTGCTCCTCCACCTCGGCTACCCCTACTTCCGGGAGGCCG from Candidatus Rokuibacteriota bacterium encodes:
- a CDS encoding amidohydrolase family protein — protein: MSPASGSVFGREGLGGLPIIDGHCHPLLRDFMAPTLDQFRRLLTESREQAILAHHAPALPLTRRLLQALGTLYGVPAEEAAVLEARTSQLDAARLRELFRAQHVAALLVDDGYPPNALSIEEMRRVLPCRVHRVLRLERLAETLILKGLEFEEFQAAFRAELEAAPAHGVVAFKSIVAYRSGLAVGPVTEAEARTVYRTIRREAHGQERLRLVSKPLLDFLVREMLGRAPELGLPVQLHTGFGDADLDLLQANPLLLRPLLSSPESRGARIVLLHLGYPYFREAAYLAGLHAGVYVDCSLALPYLQEALVPVLRELLCLAPWTKLLYGSDLYGIPDLYWFAAGLGREVVGRTLETLVEDRMLTRDDALRAAEGILAGNALTLYRLAREAAPPGRGH
- a CDS encoding ribbon-helix-helix protein, CopG family; its protein translation is MTISLPAAMIRKVEEVRKAEHRTRSELVREALRNYFFLSDRRFPEVTASPAELRAIRRGRAAYARGDYVTLDQLLHELGPPRRRARQKGA